The Pectobacterium parmentieri genome segment AACACAACGTGTTGGCCCTTTGGGCTGAGGCCCACGACAGGCTGAGTATTTGAACGCAACCAATGCACATGTAACTTGAAGCATGGCGGGTATTAATGCAAGAAAGGCGCAGACAATGTCAGCGCCTTCAATTTTTTTCAGAAAAATCGCGCATAGCACAAGTACTCTCTATTATTGGATATAAATAATTCTCAACTGATGTACAGGAATTAATATGCGACCAATTAATGTCGCCACCATTGATATATAAAAAAGTTATTCCCGCAATGAAACGGTTGTGATTCGATTGATATTTTTCGCCAATAATTCGAAAGCTAAGCAATTACACTCATCCTTTCGCTGCGACGCATCAGCAACAACACCTTCTATTCTTTTATTTAACTCATTGATTTTATTATCATCTAACGTTGAAACAATAGCAGAAATCAGCATCTCTAACGATTCAATCTTAGCATTAAGCGCTTTTTCTCCAACTTCCTTTTCTGCCAACTTTATTAAAAGATGAGAGAGGATATTATTCATTTGAACTCCTTAATCAAAAAAATAACCACCATGCATCCACAAGGCAACACCCGCTATTTGTCGCACAGGATTAGAGAAAACATAACGGAGATTAATGTAACACTGTGAATGGCCTGACCGCTAGTGTCTATTATCATTTTAAGAAAATCATATTCGCACTACAGCAATAAAATGAATCGCTACAGATAAATAAATCAAATAAGTAAAAAAATTAAAAAACCATTTTATTTTTGAGAGAAAATTACTGTTTTAAAAAAACACCAGTGTTATAAATTGTGATGATTTTCACAGAAAAAAATAAAAGGCGCTCATTTATGATAGGACGTCAAACAAGGAAGTCAGATTAATAGCCAGCCATCGGGAAACGGCTGGCTCTATAGTTAACATTTACGCACTCATTGATTGCCGTGCACCACTCACCGCATCCTTTGCCTGTTCACACTGTGACAATATCGTCTGTGCATGAGAATAAAGAATTTTCCCCGCTTCAGTAGGCGTAACACCACGTCGACTCCGCACCAGCAGTTGTTTTTCAAGTTCACTCTCCAGCGTCGCGACCTGCTGGCTCAGCGCCGGTTGTGCAATATGCAACAACTCAGCAGCCTGTGTCAGGCTACCGATATCAACGATTTTCACAAAATATTTGAGCCGTCTAAGATTCATGCCTGCCTCCTGAGTAATTACCCTAAAGAGGTAGCAAAAAGCGCGCCATATTATGTTCCTATGTCTAAGAAAAAGTGATATTGCCTTGATAAGAAACAGGTAAAATAAGGAAAAGAAATGATTCTGCCAACCAACCTCTTTGATTTTGTATGGGGAACCCATCATCGGGACAACCTACGTCTGCACCATCTTAAAGCAAATCTTGCTATTTTAAGGTGCAAGCCTACCCGCTAATCGGCACATTTCATTACTTTTTAGTGTTCAACTTGAGCAATAATTTCAATATGTTGGTTATTAGTTCGGCAATCAAACGCATCCATCGATAACAGCCTTTGACAACCTGAAACGCTACCGCTATTATCCACCGCACTTAACCGATTCCTCTGTAGTTCAGTCGGTAGAACGGCGGACTGTTAATCCGTATGTCACTGGTTCGAGTCCAGTCAGAGGAGCCATATTAAAGAATGTAGATGCCTACGGGCGTCTACATTTTTGCATTTAATCAATCACTTGCCTCCCCTCTCTTGTCTACTAACATCCACTGAAATACACCTATATCCAGCAATTTTGTTGGTAGATTTCTTGGTAGTTCTGGTTAGATTTTCCTTATACCAACAAAAAGGAAAGAGAATCTATGTCACTTACTGACACCAAAGTAAAAAAAGCTAAACCTCTTGAGAAAGAATACAAGCTTACTGATGGTTTTGGTATGCACCTGCTTGTCCACCCGAACGGCTCTAAATACTGGCGGCTTTCCTACCGCTTTGCACAAAAGCAAAAACTGTTAGCGCTGGGGGTTTACCCTACGATTTCTTTGACTGACGCAAGGGAGCGTCGTGATGAAGCGCGTAAGCTGATTGCTTATGGGATTGATCCAGGAGCCAGAAAAAAATCAGGCCGTGAGCGACAAGGAACACACGATGAATCTCGCTCCTTTGCTATAATGGCTCGTGCATGGGCTGAGACCAAAACCAAGTGGTCAGAAGACTACAAAGTTAAGGTCTGGAGACGCATTGAAAACTACCTTCTGCCAGATCTGGGAAATCGTGATGTATCAGAGCTTGATACCAGCGATTTACTCATCCCCCTCAGAAAAGTTGAGAAATTAGGCTATCTCGACATCGCCATGCGCCTGAAGCAGTATACAACCTCTATCATGCGATACGTCGTCCAGCAGAAAATCATCAGTTACAACCCTGCTTATGATTTGCAAGGCACTATCGAAAAAGGTGAGACAGCGCACCGCCCTTCTATCGAAATCTATGAAATTCCCGATCTCTTACAAAAACTCGACAACTACCGTGGTCGGGGTCTTTTAACAGAATTAGCGATCAAACTCACATTATTGGTTTTTGTCAGGTCAAGTGAGTTACGTTTTGCCCGATGGAGTGAAATCGACTTCAAAAAATCTCTCTGGGTTATCCCTGAACAACGCAAGGAAGTTAAAGGGGTAAAACACTCAGGTCGTGGTGCCAAAATGAAGAGAAAGCATTTTGTCCCACTGTGCAGGCAGGCAGTTGAGATCTTGAAAGAGGTTAAACAGATCACTTATGGTGAAAAAGCGGGTGACGGGTTTATTTTCACCGGGTTTTACGACAGTGATTCTGCGATGAGTTCAGGCACTATCAATAAAGCCCTTCAGCGTATGGGATACGACACCAAAACGGATCTGTGTGGGCATGGCTTTCGCACGTTAGCCTGTAGTGCATTGACGGAATCAGGATTATGGTCGGAAGACACGGTTGAGCTTCAAATGAGCCATAAAGAGAAAAACACCGTTAGATCTGCTTATACCCATAAAGTCAGTCATCTTGACCAGCGTAAACTGATGCTGCAATGGTGGGCTGATTTTCTGGATGCGAACCGCAATGGAGTAGTTAGCCCGTTTGAGTTTGCCAACAGGAAGCAATAACCCCTGCCCTTTTAGCCCCTTCATGGTCGTTGGGGCTTATTGGAGCTCTATCAACCTAAGCCTATTAATGATATAACGAACAGCGTCGTCGCAACTAACTACCTTGGCTGGGGCGACTTAAGCAGTGGTCCAGTCCTCCTAGCTTCGAGTAAAAACACAAGGAAATAATACAACGATGAACTGGAGTCTTTCCGCTTTTTGTTATTTCTATTTTGTGTTTGTAGGAGTATGTTATCTCCTAGGTTTTTGGATACCTTTACATTTTAACGTATTAGAATTCATGTCCCCCGTAGACATAATCAAATCAGCAACATATCCCTTAATACCTGCCGCATTAGGAGTATTCTTTTGGGTATTGATGGATTCATATAATTCAAAAGGAACAAGAAAACCAGAAGATGACGATCCGAAAATCATAAAAATACTTTTCTGGTTGATACTGTCATTAGGTATAATGTTAACATTAATGAATATTTTTTCATTGTCTATTTATTTATATAATCTATTTATTACAGAGCCAGAGAAAAAAATCTCCTACGCCTTACCAATTGCTTCAATGGTCAGTATATTTTATTTTTTACACAACCCACCATTTTTGATAGACAAAGAAAAATTAATTAGAAATTTCGTAATCATATTCACTTGCACACTGCCAACAATATCTTATTTCCAAGGAAGCAAAAACATAACTAATCTTCTAGAAGGTAGTTCTGATTTTTATTATTTAAAAACCAGTTCAAAAAATTGTCTCGTTGATAAAAAATCAAAGATTATTTACTTAGGTTATTTTAGTGGTAATTACTTTTTCGTAAATTCAATTAATAAAGATATATGTATAGAAAAGGATGGTGGTGTTTTACTATCGTTCAATAAAAACAAAGAGGGAGATCACGATGAGAACATCAAAGAGGCTGAAGCCAGCTCTAACAAAGAGATTCATTAAGCCATAAAAATAATCGAATAATTTAAATGTTACAGTCTGGCTTTATTTTAATACAAGTTTTTTCTGCAATCAGCTTCGTTCAAAAAGCTAAAAACACTACTGGCATGATATATAAATGACTCATTAAAAAATTTAAATAAATGGTTACCAATGATGAATATATATAATTTTGATTCTGATCTCCATACCTTTGGAAAAGATTTTGATACTGTATATGAAGACAAAGCGTTAATTTCCCGTGGACAATTTCTGCATGCCTATCCACTTAACCGACTTAAAGACATCACCCTTGATGAGTATGTGATCGGCAAAGGAACTGCATCGTTTTGCGCATGTGTCGAAGCAAAAACAAAAGCCTGGGCAAATATGCAAGGAGCAACAGCATATAAGTTTGGCGTTTATTTTGGAAAAACAAAAGATGATCTAAAAACTCAATATCGTTTTACTAAGAAGTTCGGGAAAACAACAAATGAAGCTTTTCATCGGGTTAAAGAAGCTCTATTAAACCTTATTCAAGCAGGTCAATCAAAGAATTTCCGTGAGATAGATGAAAACCCTCTTTCCCAAATGTTTAAGGCTAAGATATTAAGTCTCTACTTCCCTGACATTTATTTAAATATATGTAGCTCTGAACATCTCACTGAAATTGCTTTGAAAATGGGAATTCAGGAGCAAAAATTTGTGAGCAGATATCAGAACTTATTAGTTGAAAATAAATTAGCTAATAAAATCACAAAGGACTGGAGTAACCCTAAGTTCATGTCATTTCTTTATGCCAAGTTCATACGTGAAGATTTGAAAAAAAACATTTCAATTACTATTAAGAAAACTCGAAAAAAAGCCAGGCGGAAGGTTAACTTCGAAGATATTTCTGCAAGCAGAGATGCCATAGGAAAGATGAGTGAAGAGTTTGCTATCGAATGGGAAAGAAATCGTTTAATTGGTCTTGGATATCAAAATTTAGTCGAGAAAATAGAAGATCGTCGTGACACACCTTCCTATGGATATGACTACCTTTCCTTTAATACGCCTGGACATGAAAGATATATAGAGGTTAAATCAGTTGGCAGAAACAGAAAAGAAGAATGCTTCCAGTTTTATCTTTCTGAAAACGAACGCTCAGTTTCTATCTCTGATGAGAGTAGCAAGGATTATTACTTTTACTTAGTATTCTATAGCAAGGATGGAAACC includes the following:
- the iraP gene encoding anti-adapter protein IraP, with amino-acid sequence MNNILSHLLIKLAEKEVGEKALNAKIESLEMLISAIVSTLDDNKINELNKRIEGVVADASQRKDECNCLAFELLAKNINRITTVSLRE
- a CDS encoding DUF3883 domain-containing protein gives rise to the protein MMNIYNFDSDLHTFGKDFDTVYEDKALISRGQFLHAYPLNRLKDITLDEYVIGKGTASFCACVEAKTKAWANMQGATAYKFGVYFGKTKDDLKTQYRFTKKFGKTTNEAFHRVKEALLNLIQAGQSKNFREIDENPLSQMFKAKILSLYFPDIYLNICSSEHLTEIALKMGIQEQKFVSRYQNLLVENKLANKITKDWSNPKFMSFLYAKFIREDLKKNISITIKKTRKKARRKVNFEDISASRDAIGKMSEEFAIEWERNRLIGLGYQNLVEKIEDRRDTPSYGYDYLSFNTPGHERYIEVKSVGRNRKEECFQFYLSENERSVSISDESSKDYYFYLVFYSKDGNPYDVLAKRAKDFYSNSEMFPCSYVVRFDLEEND
- a CDS encoding tyrosine-type recombinase/integrase — its product is MSLTDTKVKKAKPLEKEYKLTDGFGMHLLVHPNGSKYWRLSYRFAQKQKLLALGVYPTISLTDARERRDEARKLIAYGIDPGARKKSGRERQGTHDESRSFAIMARAWAETKTKWSEDYKVKVWRRIENYLLPDLGNRDVSELDTSDLLIPLRKVEKLGYLDIAMRLKQYTTSIMRYVVQQKIISYNPAYDLQGTIEKGETAHRPSIEIYEIPDLLQKLDNYRGRGLLTELAIKLTLLVFVRSSELRFARWSEIDFKKSLWVIPEQRKEVKGVKHSGRGAKMKRKHFVPLCRQAVEILKEVKQITYGEKAGDGFIFTGFYDSDSAMSSGTINKALQRMGYDTKTDLCGHGFRTLACSALTESGLWSEDTVELQMSHKEKNTVRSAYTHKVSHLDQRKLMLQWWADFLDANRNGVVSPFEFANRKQ